One part of the Myxococcales bacterium genome encodes these proteins:
- a CDS encoding class I SAM-dependent rRNA methyltransferase, translating into MAFSDLPTVSLKKPLERALRLGHPWVYREALDPTPRLASGTLVSVVRSAEALAWGYWDAASPIAVRVLGLGAPPAHTSAGARAAAEALVRARLTDALCRRLERLDRSQTNAFRWVHGEADGLPGIHVDIYDVAATVRHDGEGPQAFFEGTLGLQSLLRETGAAVGLTHTLVRRARGAAGEGDCPVRSVRENGLSFAVDLQFGQKGGLFLDQRENRARLAPLAHGKRVLNLFGYTGAFSVYAAAAGALHTDTVDIAPGAIAAAKDNFALNALPLDRAGFYAEDAFAFLEAAVARGQTWDIVITDPPSFAPSENALPAALGAYERLHRRAAQVVAPGGLLAAASCSSHVPRKAFMQTVHEGVEKGTGKRFFLEAYAGAGFDHPVRAAFPEGDYLKFALGRLSPRS; encoded by the coding sequence ATGGCTTTTTCCGACCTCCCCACCGTGTCCCTCAAAAAGCCGCTCGAGCGGGCCCTGCGCCTGGGGCACCCCTGGGTCTACCGGGAGGCCCTCGACCCCACGCCACGCCTGGCGTCGGGCACGCTGGTGTCGGTGGTGCGTTCGGCAGAGGCGCTCGCCTGGGGCTACTGGGACGCCGCCTCGCCGATCGCCGTGCGGGTGCTGGGCCTCGGGGCGCCCCCCGCGCACACGTCCGCGGGGGCGCGCGCCGCTGCCGAAGCGCTCGTGCGGGCGCGCTTGACCGACGCTCTTTGCCGGAGGCTCGAACGGCTCGACCGCAGCCAAACGAACGCCTTTCGCTGGGTCCATGGCGAGGCGGACGGCCTGCCTGGCATCCACGTGGACATCTACGACGTGGCGGCCACGGTCCGGCACGACGGCGAAGGCCCCCAGGCCTTTTTCGAGGGCACCTTGGGCCTGCAGAGCCTGCTCCGCGAGACAGGCGCGGCCGTGGGCCTCACCCACACGCTCGTGCGCCGCGCGCGGGGCGCCGCGGGCGAGGGCGACTGCCCGGTGCGCTCCGTACGCGAGAACGGCCTCTCTTTCGCCGTGGACCTACAGTTTGGCCAAAAGGGCGGGCTTTTCCTCGATCAGCGTGAAAACCGCGCGCGCCTCGCGCCCCTGGCCCACGGCAAGCGGGTCTTGAATTTGTTCGGCTACACGGGGGCCTTCTCCGTCTACGCCGCAGCGGCCGGGGCCCTGCATACCGACACGGTCGACATCGCGCCCGGTGCGATCGCCGCCGCGAAAGACAACTTCGCGCTGAACGCACTGCCACTCGATCGCGCCGGCTTTTACGCCGAGGACGCATTTGCCTTCCTGGAAGCGGCGGTGGCCCGGGGCCAAACCTGGGACATCGTGATCACCGACCCCCCGAGCTTCGCCCCCAGCGAAAACGCGCTGCCCGCAGCCCTCGGCGCCTATGAGCGCCTGCACCGCAGGGCCGCGCAGGTGGTGGCCCCCGGCGGCCTCTTGGCGGCGGCCTCGTGCTCGAGCCACGTGCCCCGCAAGGCCTTCATGCAGACGGTGCACGAAGGCGTGGAGAAAGGCACGGGCAAGCGGTTCTTCCTCGAGGCTTACGCGGGCGCAGGCTTCGACCACCCCGTGCGGGCCGCCTTCCCCGAAGGGGATTATCTCAAGTTTGCGCTGGGGCGCCTTTCGCCTCGCAGCTGA
- a CDS encoding glycosyltransferase family 39 protein, with amino-acid sequence MSRASVPPSERRGLRLESLSEGQLVAVVIGCALLLYLPFAGSYGLWDPWETHYGEVARQMTLRRDFISLWWPGSPRDADVFWSKPVLTFWVLSLGMHLAGVGLPGGAPGEMALSSRVEWAMRVPMALFAAMALVGVFLVVARFVNRRAALLSTLVLATSPMFSLIARQAMTDMPFVGPMTLALSLAALALFDDADVPLPRRGQGWRSWPHHRTFYLTVAVFLLLVLPQLLVYSVDLKLWVPLGGGRRVLMYGAVAMIPYDLGALLFVWLAARARYRAPLYFYLAAMLCGLAVLAKGLAGLGLPVIVFVAYLAFTWNWKRVQRAQLLPAVLVSVLAVVLVAAPWHHSMIIRHGWAFWTELFGDNHWRRMVLGRHGDRGTFEYFLRELGFALLPWIALAPAALTALVSRRADDVSPAGQRRQGIYLFGGIWFVSAYAVVSMSMTKFHHYVLPALPGLAIVVGSFVDDLLRRGDARAARLAALVGLPLLGLVAFDLTKAPQGAQLFLWLFNYDYVHSPTGRPWPQGLDFSMSLVVFVALFALGAVLLCWRRTQAFGVLGASLSAVVFTYFLLDVYMPRVTPYWTQKDPLAAYYEARRSPEEKLVAYMMYWRGETFYTKNEIYEGPKEDRTVFDTGTADQDLQAWLGRHRGRRVFFMLERARQGRLVSLLPAESRASFTLIHDRNNKFVLGHADL; translated from the coding sequence ATGTCTAGGGCTTCGGTGCCCCCCTCCGAACGTCGGGGCCTCCGCCTGGAATCCCTCAGCGAAGGGCAGCTCGTGGCCGTGGTCATCGGCTGTGCGCTCCTGCTTTACCTGCCCTTCGCGGGCTCCTACGGCCTGTGGGATCCCTGGGAGACGCACTACGGTGAGGTGGCGCGGCAGATGACCCTGCGGCGCGACTTCATTTCCTTGTGGTGGCCCGGTTCACCGAGGGACGCGGACGTCTTTTGGTCGAAGCCCGTGTTGACCTTCTGGGTCCTCAGCCTGGGCATGCACCTTGCGGGGGTGGGTTTGCCCGGCGGGGCCCCGGGTGAAATGGCATTGTCCTCCCGGGTCGAGTGGGCGATGCGCGTGCCCATGGCCCTCTTTGCGGCCATGGCGCTCGTGGGGGTCTTTTTGGTCGTTGCCCGCTTCGTGAACCGGCGTGCAGCCCTCTTGTCCACGCTGGTGCTGGCCACGAGCCCCATGTTCTCGCTCATCGCCCGTCAGGCCATGACCGACATGCCGTTCGTGGGACCCATGACGCTGGCGTTGTCCCTGGCGGCGCTGGCCCTCTTCGACGACGCCGACGTGCCCCTGCCGCGCCGGGGGCAGGGCTGGCGCAGCTGGCCCCATCACCGCACGTTTTACCTCACGGTGGCCGTCTTTTTGCTGCTCGTGCTGCCGCAGCTCCTGGTGTACTCCGTGGACCTCAAGCTGTGGGTGCCGCTGGGAGGCGGGCGCCGCGTGCTGATGTACGGCGCGGTGGCGATGATCCCTTACGACCTTGGCGCCTTGCTCTTCGTGTGGCTGGCCGCCCGTGCCCGATACCGTGCGCCGCTTTATTTTTACCTGGCGGCCATGCTCTGCGGTTTGGCGGTGCTCGCCAAGGGGCTCGCGGGCTTGGGTCTGCCCGTGATCGTGTTCGTGGCCTACCTGGCGTTCACCTGGAACTGGAAGCGCGTCCAGCGGGCTCAGCTCTTGCCCGCGGTCCTGGTCTCGGTGCTCGCGGTGGTGCTGGTCGCGGCGCCCTGGCATCACAGCATGATCATTCGCCACGGCTGGGCGTTTTGGACCGAGCTGTTCGGCGACAACCACTGGCGCCGCATGGTGCTGGGGCGGCACGGGGATCGCGGCACCTTCGAGTACTTCCTGCGCGAGCTGGGGTTCGCGCTCTTGCCGTGGATCGCGCTGGCGCCCGCCGCGCTCACCGCGCTCGTCAGCCGCAGGGCGGACGACGTGTCCCCCGCGGGGCAACGCCGCCAGGGCATTTACCTCTTCGGGGGCATTTGGTTCGTATCGGCCTATGCGGTGGTGTCGATGTCGATGACCAAGTTCCACCACTACGTGCTGCCCGCCCTTCCCGGCTTGGCGATCGTGGTGGGGAGCTTTGTCGATGATCTGCTCCGTCGCGGCGATGCGCGCGCCGCGCGGCTTGCGGCCCTGGTGGGCTTGCCCTTGCTTGGGCTCGTGGCCTTCGACCTGACGAAGGCACCCCAGGGCGCACAGCTCTTTCTGTGGCTGTTCAACTACGACTACGTGCACAGCCCCACGGGGCGGCCCTGGCCGCAGGGGCTCGACTTTTCAATGAGCCTGGTGGTGTTCGTGGCGCTCTTTGCGCTCGGCGCGGTGTTGCTGTGCTGGCGCCGCACCCAAGCGTTCGGGGTCCTGGGCGCCAGTTTATCGGCCGTGGTCTTCACGTATTTTCTGCTGGACGTCTACATGCCGCGGGTCACGCCCTACTGGACCCAAAAAGACCCCCTTGCGGCGTACTACGAGGCCCGGCGCTCCCCGGAAGAAAAGCTCGTGGCCTACATGATGTACTGGCGAGGCGAAACCTTTTATACGAAGAACGAGATCTACGAGGGGCCCAAGGAGGATCGCACCGTGTTCGACACGGGCACCGCCGATCAGGATCTGCAGGCCTGGTTGGGGCGGCACCGCGGCCGGCGGGTGTTTTTCATGCTCGAGCGGGCGCGCCAGGGGCGGCTCGTCAGTTTGCTACCTGCCGAATCCCGCGCGTCGTTCACGCTGATTCACGATCGCAACAACAAGTTCGTGCTCGGCCACGCCGATCTTTAG
- a CDS encoding aldehyde dehydrogenase family protein: MTRSTTQMLQIWNPATGEVIDALPADDRAAVMDKAHRAREARVRWAATRLEERIATLARFRKLVAERVETLAKTTTRETGKPVTQARNEIKALDGRLAFFLENVAPTLAARTVFSDDTLEERITWEPLGVVANISAWNYPYFVGSNVFVPALLAGNAVLYKPSEHATLTGLALASLLHNAGVPESAFQVVVGGGHVGAALVEAPIDGIFFTGSHATGVKVAEAAAKQLSKVQLELGGKDAVYVMDDVDVDRAAEATADGAFYNAGQSCCAVERLYVHESVYDAFVEKFLQTVDAFVVGDPMDERTYLGPLTRAAQLDVLDAQVDDARAEGGHVRRGGARLDRAGFFFAPTVVTEANHRMRLMRDETFGPVIGIQKVTDDLEAAALMRDTPYGLTASIYGQDQTRAEALLATMETGTVYWNCCDRVSPRLPWSGRGHSGLGSTLSTLGISAFVQPKAWHLRRP, encoded by the coding sequence ATGACCCGAAGCACGACACAGATGCTGCAAATCTGGAACCCCGCCACGGGCGAGGTGATCGACGCCCTGCCCGCCGACGACCGCGCCGCCGTGATGGACAAAGCCCACCGCGCCCGCGAGGCCCGCGTGCGCTGGGCGGCCACCCGCCTCGAGGAGCGCATCGCCACGTTGGCGCGGTTTCGCAAGCTCGTGGCGGAGCGGGTCGAGACCCTGGCGAAGACCACCACACGCGAAACGGGAAAGCCCGTCACCCAGGCGCGCAACGAGATCAAGGCGCTCGACGGGCGCTTGGCTTTTTTCCTCGAGAACGTCGCGCCCACACTGGCGGCGCGCACCGTGTTTTCGGATGACACGCTCGAAGAGCGCATCACCTGGGAGCCGCTGGGGGTCGTGGCGAACATCTCGGCCTGGAATTACCCCTACTTCGTGGGCAGCAACGTCTTCGTGCCGGCGCTGCTGGCCGGCAACGCCGTTTTGTATAAACCCTCGGAGCACGCCACGCTGACGGGGCTGGCGCTGGCGAGCTTGCTGCACAATGCAGGGGTGCCCGAGAGCGCCTTTCAGGTGGTCGTGGGGGGAGGCCACGTGGGGGCGGCGCTCGTCGAAGCCCCCATCGACGGGATTTTCTTCACGGGCTCGCACGCGACCGGCGTCAAGGTGGCAGAGGCGGCCGCCAAGCAGCTCTCGAAGGTCCAGTTGGAGCTGGGCGGTAAGGATGCGGTTTACGTGATGGACGACGTGGACGTGGACCGGGCCGCCGAGGCCACGGCAGACGGCGCGTTTTACAATGCCGGACAAAGCTGCTGCGCGGTGGAGCGGCTCTACGTACACGAAAGTGTCTACGACGCCTTCGTGGAGAAGTTCCTGCAAACGGTGGATGCCTTCGTCGTGGGGGATCCCATGGATGAACGCACGTACTTGGGACCGCTCACCCGCGCCGCGCAGCTCGACGTGCTCGACGCGCAGGTCGATGATGCCCGCGCCGAGGGGGGCCACGTACGCCGCGGCGGTGCACGGCTCGACCGTGCGGGTTTTTTCTTTGCGCCGACGGTGGTCACCGAGGCCAACCATCGCATGCGCCTCATGCGGGACGAGACCTTTGGCCCGGTGATCGGCATCCAGAAGGTCACGGACGACCTCGAGGCGGCGGCGCTCATGCGGGACACGCCCTACGGCCTCACGGCGAGCATCTACGGGCAGGACCAAACCCGCGCCGAGGCGCTCTTGGCGACGATGGAGACGGGCACGGTCTACTGGAATTGCTGTGATCGGGTGAGCCCCCGCTTGCCCTGGTCGGGGCGAGGCCATTCAGGCCTGGGCAGCACGCTCTCCACGCTGGGCATCAGCGCGTTCGTCCAGCCGAAGGCGTGGCATCTGCGCCGCCCCTGA